The proteins below come from a single Stigmatopora argus isolate UIUO_Sarg chromosome 11, RoL_Sarg_1.0, whole genome shotgun sequence genomic window:
- the LOC144084369 gene encoding uncharacterized protein LOC144084369 isoform X1 has protein sequence MAPKRPVDWLCLLAVLAHSYRDVQTKNCSAQLVDDLVADIKQVAVECSINPEQKAGLLFHMRNLTQMLHMSQLQECKGAEPGKCSQPEVPQNGGLACATVGQRRFCKPLCNHGYDFAFIRRSRVFEECSPATGFRWRTQYVGGNKLAVCSESNVQVAGAKTAYFDRDADCLITKWEEHRKNQVLQVFVEELMNGGGADGEVQSLCLLCG, from the exons ATGGCACCTAAAAGACCAGTGGATTGGCTGTGCTTACTGGCAG TGTTGGCTCACTCCTACCGAGATGTTCAAACAAAAAACTGTAGCGCGCAATTGGTGGATGACCTGGTGGCGGATATAAAG CAGGTGGCGGTGGAGTGCAGCATAAACCCTGAGCAGAAGGCCGGTTTGCTATTCCACATGAGGAATCTGACCCAAATGTTGCACATGAGCCAACTGCAAG AGTGCAAAGGAGCCGAGCCTGGGAAATGCTCTCAACCTGAGGTTCCCCAGAACGGAGGTCTGGCGTGTGCCACGGTGGGCCAAAGGCGCTTCTGCAAACCACTATGCAACCAT GGTTACGACTTTGCCTTCATAAGAAGAAGCAGAGTGTTTGAAGAGTGCAGTCCGGCGACGGGATTCAGGTGGCGCACGCAGTACGTCGGTGGAAACAAACTGGCCGTTTGCTCCG AGTCCAACGTACAAGTAGCCGGCGCCAAAACGGCGTACTTTGACCGAGATGCTGACTGTTTGATCACCAAGTGGGAAGAACATAGAAAGAACCAGGTCCTCCAAGTCTTTGTAGAGGAGCTCATGAATGGCGGTGGCGCAGATGGAGAAGTCCAGTCGTTGTGTCTGCTTTGTGGTTGA
- the LOC144084369 gene encoding uncharacterized protein LOC144084369 isoform X2, with product MAPKRPVDWLCLLAVLAHSYRDVQTKNCSAQLVDDLVADIKVAVECSINPEQKAGLLFHMRNLTQMLHMSQLQECKGAEPGKCSQPEVPQNGGLACATVGQRRFCKPLCNHGYDFAFIRRSRVFEECSPATGFRWRTQYVGGNKLAVCSESNVQVAGAKTAYFDRDADCLITKWEEHRKNQVLQVFVEELMNGGGADGEVQSLCLLCG from the exons ATGGCACCTAAAAGACCAGTGGATTGGCTGTGCTTACTGGCAG TGTTGGCTCACTCCTACCGAGATGTTCAAACAAAAAACTGTAGCGCGCAATTGGTGGATGACCTGGTGGCGGATATAAAG GTGGCGGTGGAGTGCAGCATAAACCCTGAGCAGAAGGCCGGTTTGCTATTCCACATGAGGAATCTGACCCAAATGTTGCACATGAGCCAACTGCAAG AGTGCAAAGGAGCCGAGCCTGGGAAATGCTCTCAACCTGAGGTTCCCCAGAACGGAGGTCTGGCGTGTGCCACGGTGGGCCAAAGGCGCTTCTGCAAACCACTATGCAACCAT GGTTACGACTTTGCCTTCATAAGAAGAAGCAGAGTGTTTGAAGAGTGCAGTCCGGCGACGGGATTCAGGTGGCGCACGCAGTACGTCGGTGGAAACAAACTGGCCGTTTGCTCCG AGTCCAACGTACAAGTAGCCGGCGCCAAAACGGCGTACTTTGACCGAGATGCTGACTGTTTGATCACCAAGTGGGAAGAACATAGAAAGAACCAGGTCCTCCAAGTCTTTGTAGAGGAGCTCATGAATGGCGGTGGCGCAGATGGAGAAGTCCAGTCGTTGTGTCTGCTTTGTGGTTGA
- the LOC144084367 gene encoding coiled-coil domain-containing protein 172-like isoform X1 has translation MTFITTCGPSKAVPTLCVSGTNWQVRPGGVLLTSTMSLDKVFHQNLLAEEQHLNEQDQNLKDAITACESQLNIAKENYQKTTEELELKDQRLSLVKLQLNLMKKCAEQISERTQKLLSDKSDLQRQLAEMKSALKYEEREFLREISSFNAEFSLCTGTDGQTNTEVLNLSAVVDSLRKEMEEMIQSNRYMSDLLTQKRSLHLELEALKSIHADVLLQLNKAKETTAALQAESHAAHQKPFTDAAVITLKKELEKHEEGDMELLLETLKMEVQHLQDKIDGREGGEQH, from the exons ATGACTTTTATTACGACGTGTGGGCCTAGCAAAGCTGTGCCGACATTGTGTGTCTCGGGCACTAATTGGCAAGTTCGACCTGGCGGTG TACTCCTCACATCCACCATGAGCTTGGACAAAGTTTTTCACCAAAACCTCCTTGCAGAAGAacaacatttgaatgagcagGATCAAAACTTAAAAGATG CCATAACCGCATGTGAATCACAGTTGAACATTGCAAAGGAAAACTACCAGAAGACCACGGAAGAACTTGAATTGAAG GACCAGCGATTGTCCCTGGTAAAACTTCAGCTGAACTTGATGAAAAAATGTGCCGAGCAGATATCAGAGAGAACCCAAAAGCTCCTCTCCGATAAGTCGGACCTTCAACGACAGCTG GCCGAGATGAAAAGCGCATTGAAATATGAGGAACGAGAGTTCCTGCGGGAGATCTCCAGCTTCAACGCCGAATTCAGTCTCTGCACCGGGACGGACGGTCAAACCAACACGGAGGTCCTCAACTTGAGCGCGGTGGTGGACTCACTGCGCAAAG AAATGgaggaaatgatccaaagcaACCGGTACATGAGTGATTTGCTGACACAGAAGAGGAGTCTCCATCTTGAATTGGAGGCCCTCAAAAGCATCCACGCAG ATGTTCTGCTGCAGCTGAACAAAGCCAAGGAAACAACCGCGGCGTTGCAGGCCGAAAGCCACGCAGCCCATCAGAAGCCTTTCACCGACGCCGCCGTGATCAC GCTTAAGAAGGAGCTGGAGAAGCACGAAGAAGGAGACATGGAGCTTCTGTTGGAGACCCTCAAGATGGAAGTACAACACCTCCAAGAT AAGATAGACGGCCGCGAGGGTGGAGAGCAGCATTAG
- the LOC144084367 gene encoding coiled-coil domain-containing protein 172-like isoform X3 encodes MSLDKVFHQNLLAEEQHLNEQDQNLKDAITACESQLNIAKENYQKTTEELELKDQRLSLVKLQLNLMKKCAEQISERTQKLLSDKSDLQRQLAEMKSALKYEEREFLREISSFNAEFSLCTGTDGQTNTEVLNLSAVVDSLRKEMEEMIQSNRYMSDLLTQKRSLHLELEALKSIHADVLLQLNKAKETTAALQAESHAAHQKPFTDAAVITLKKELEKHEEGDMELLLETLKMEVQHLQDKIDGREGGEQH; translated from the exons ATGAGCTTGGACAAAGTTTTTCACCAAAACCTCCTTGCAGAAGAacaacatttgaatgagcagGATCAAAACTTAAAAGATG CCATAACCGCATGTGAATCACAGTTGAACATTGCAAAGGAAAACTACCAGAAGACCACGGAAGAACTTGAATTGAAG GACCAGCGATTGTCCCTGGTAAAACTTCAGCTGAACTTGATGAAAAAATGTGCCGAGCAGATATCAGAGAGAACCCAAAAGCTCCTCTCCGATAAGTCGGACCTTCAACGACAGCTG GCCGAGATGAAAAGCGCATTGAAATATGAGGAACGAGAGTTCCTGCGGGAGATCTCCAGCTTCAACGCCGAATTCAGTCTCTGCACCGGGACGGACGGTCAAACCAACACGGAGGTCCTCAACTTGAGCGCGGTGGTGGACTCACTGCGCAAAG AAATGgaggaaatgatccaaagcaACCGGTACATGAGTGATTTGCTGACACAGAAGAGGAGTCTCCATCTTGAATTGGAGGCCCTCAAAAGCATCCACGCAG ATGTTCTGCTGCAGCTGAACAAAGCCAAGGAAACAACCGCGGCGTTGCAGGCCGAAAGCCACGCAGCCCATCAGAAGCCTTTCACCGACGCCGCCGTGATCAC GCTTAAGAAGGAGCTGGAGAAGCACGAAGAAGGAGACATGGAGCTTCTGTTGGAGACCCTCAAGATGGAAGTACAACACCTCCAAGAT AAGATAGACGGCCGCGAGGGTGGAGAGCAGCATTAG
- the LOC144084367 gene encoding coiled-coil domain-containing protein 172-like isoform X2: protein MTFITTCGPSKAVPTLCVSGTNWQVRPGGVLLTSTMSLDKVFHQNLLAEEQHLNEQDQNLKDAITACESQLNIAKENYQKTTEELELKDQRLSLVKLQLNLMKKCAEQISERTQKLLSDKSDLQRQLAEMKSALKYEEREFLREISSFNAEFSLCTGTDGQTNTEVLNLSAVVDSLRKEMEEMIQSNRYMSDLLTQKRSLHLELEALKSIHADVLLQLNKAKETTAALQAESHAAHQKPFTDAAVITLKKELEKHEEGDMELLLETLKMEVQHLQDIDGREGGEQH from the exons ATGACTTTTATTACGACGTGTGGGCCTAGCAAAGCTGTGCCGACATTGTGTGTCTCGGGCACTAATTGGCAAGTTCGACCTGGCGGTG TACTCCTCACATCCACCATGAGCTTGGACAAAGTTTTTCACCAAAACCTCCTTGCAGAAGAacaacatttgaatgagcagGATCAAAACTTAAAAGATG CCATAACCGCATGTGAATCACAGTTGAACATTGCAAAGGAAAACTACCAGAAGACCACGGAAGAACTTGAATTGAAG GACCAGCGATTGTCCCTGGTAAAACTTCAGCTGAACTTGATGAAAAAATGTGCCGAGCAGATATCAGAGAGAACCCAAAAGCTCCTCTCCGATAAGTCGGACCTTCAACGACAGCTG GCCGAGATGAAAAGCGCATTGAAATATGAGGAACGAGAGTTCCTGCGGGAGATCTCCAGCTTCAACGCCGAATTCAGTCTCTGCACCGGGACGGACGGTCAAACCAACACGGAGGTCCTCAACTTGAGCGCGGTGGTGGACTCACTGCGCAAAG AAATGgaggaaatgatccaaagcaACCGGTACATGAGTGATTTGCTGACACAGAAGAGGAGTCTCCATCTTGAATTGGAGGCCCTCAAAAGCATCCACGCAG ATGTTCTGCTGCAGCTGAACAAAGCCAAGGAAACAACCGCGGCGTTGCAGGCCGAAAGCCACGCAGCCCATCAGAAGCCTTTCACCGACGCCGCCGTGATCAC GCTTAAGAAGGAGCTGGAGAAGCACGAAGAAGGAGACATGGAGCTTCTGTTGGAGACCCTCAAGATGGAAGTACAACACCTCCAAGAT ATAGACGGCCGCGAGGGTGGAGAGCAGCATTAG